Proteins encoded by one window of Aphidius gifuensis isolate YNYX2018 linkage group LG2, ASM1490517v1, whole genome shotgun sequence:
- the LOC122849314 gene encoding LIM domain-containing protein A-like, translating to MRNPYPVPDMSSEGEWMPPGPTLSNNVSINDRDWWSKVRTHERLFSHHTLTSIRRDSRLIKNDELVPVDALDFALSSIYIHSEDCNVPKMYVPMQPESLNMETWRVLRNEINNASGQISLSMKSIPKHTNTTNTTNHTNRRKSSSASYSGSSAIKNKTTTVNKTKMKTNNNNKVNKSGRGGGIGKNKSGGRSARSKSRGRSSVSSRRKNGPKPVVGNRQRNNNKLSSIKNKRSHNDQDEKDDDSREREPRRKNFAAQMMAIERIHPSSIKLAIDGPHTDQTNPGFSRKIDGTFYSI from the exons atgagGAATCCATATCCTGTTCCTGATATGAGTAGTGAAGGTGAATGGATGCCACCTGGTCCAACATTGTCAAATAATGTCTCAATAAATGATCGAGATTGGTGGAGCAAAGTACGAACTCATGAACGTCTTTTTTCTCATCACACTCTTACAAGTATTCGTCGAGACAGTCGcctaataaaaaatgatgaattg gtACCAGTTGATGCATTGGATTTTGCATTATCttcaatttatattcacaGTGAGGATTGTAACGTACCAAAAATGTATGTTCCAATGCAGCCAGAATCATTGAACATGGAAACATGGAGAGTTCTTCGAAAtgaaattaat AATGCATCTGGTcaaatttcattatcaatgaAATCAATTCCAAAACATACAAATACCACAAATACCACAAATCATACAAATAGAAgaaaatcatcatcagcatcatacTCTGGATCAtcagcaataaaaaataaaacaacaactgtaaataaaacaaaaatgaaaacaaataataacaac aaagtcaataaaaGTGGTCGTGGTGGTGgaattggtaaaaataaatcaggTGGACGATCAGCAAGAAGTAAATCACGTGGACGATCATCAGTATCTTCTCGACGAAAAAATGGACCAAAACCAGTTGTTGGAAATagacaaagaaataataataaattatcatcaataaaaaataaacgttcTCATAATGATCAAGATGAAAAGGATGATGATTCACGTGAAAGAGAaccaagaagaaaaaattttgctgCACAAATGATGGCAATTGAGAGAATTCATCCAAGTAGTATCAAGTTGGCAATCGATGGTCCTCATACAGATCAAACAAATCCTGGCTTCAGTCGTAAAATCGATGGAACATTTTAcagcatataa